From the Garra rufa chromosome 17, GarRuf1.0, whole genome shotgun sequence genome, one window contains:
- the pithd1 gene encoding PITH domain-containing protein 1 — MSGHGHGHGGGHSHGCCECDHEPAERGVEYELYRRIDIEKLQCLNESRDGDGKLVFKPWDQRTDRTKFVESDADEELLFNIPFTGSVKLKGIIISGEDDESHPAEIRLYKNIPQMSFDDTSREPEQAFRLNRDPLAELEYPTKIARFSNVQHLSIHISRNFGTESTRVYYIGLRGEYTEAHRHEVTICNYEAAANPADHKVESVTPQTQFIS, encoded by the exons ATGTCTGGACACGGTCACGGCCACGGCGGTGGACACAGTCACGGTTGCTGTGAATGTGACCACGAGCCAGCAGAGCGAGGAGTGGAATATGAACTGTACAGACGCATTGATATCGAGAAGCTTCAGTGTTTGAACGAGAGCCGAGACGGAGACGGCAAACTGGTGTTCAAGCCTTGGGATCAACGCACTGACAGAACGAAG tttgttGAAAGCGATGCTGACGAGGAGCTTCTGTTCAATATACC GTTTACAGGGAGTGTGAAGCTGAAAGGGATCATTATTTCAGGAGAAGATGATGAGTCACACCCAGCTGAAATAAGACT GTACAAGAACATCCCCCAAATGTCATTTGATGATACAAGCAGAGAGCCAGAGCAAGCGTTTCGTCTAAACAGGGATCCTCTTGCTGAGCTTGAGTATCCAACCAA GATTGCAAGATTCTCCAATGTGCAGCACTTATCAATCCACATATCTCGAAACTTTGGAACAGAATCCACTCGTGTGTATTACATTGGTCTTCGAGGAGAATACACTGAG GCTCATAGGCATGAGGTCACAATCTGCAACTATGAAGCAGCAGCCAACCCAGCAGATCACAAAGTGGAGTCTGTTACACCCCAGACACAGTTCATATCATGA
- the lypla2 gene encoding acyl-protein thioesterase 2, whose product MCGNNMSVPLLSEAVTVPGTEKETAVVIFLHGLGDTGHGWADTMTSIRLPYIKYICPHAPRIPVTLNMKMTMPSWFDLIGLSPESPEDEAGIKRAAENIKAIIDHEVKNGIPSNRIILGGFSQGGALSLYTALTSQQQLAGVVGLSCWLPLHKSFPQAASGSGNKGTPILQCHGEMDPMIPVQFGAMTAEKLKTIVSPQNITFRTYPGLMHSSCPQEMSAVKDFIEKQLPRV is encoded by the exons ATGTGTGGCAACAACATGTCTGTACCCCTGCTCTCGGAAGCCGTGACAGTGCCTGGGACGGAGAAGGAAACGGCGGTG GTGATTTTCCTCCATGGCTTGGGCGACACAGG ACACGGCTGGGCTGATACCATGACGTCTATCCGGCTGCCATACATCAAATACATCTGCCCACACGC ACCCCGAATCCCTGTTACACTCAACATGAAGATGACTATGCCCTCATG GTTTGATCTGATAGGCTTAAGCCCAGAATCACCAGAGGATGAAGCAGGGATTAAGAGAGCAGCAGAGAACA TAAAGGCCATCATCGATCACGAGGTAAAGAATGGTATACCATCCAATCGTATCATTCTTGGTGGCTTCTCTCAG GGTGGAGCTCTCTCTCTCTACACCGCTCTGACCTCTCAGCAGCAACTAGCGGGTGTTGTTGGACTTAGTTGTTGGCTTCCACTTCACAAGAGTTTCCCACAG GCTGCAAGTGGGAGTGGAAACAAGGGCACTCCCATTTTGCAGTGTCATGGCGAGATGGATCCCATGATCCCGGTGCAATTTGGGGCTATGACGGCAGAGAAACTCAAGACCATCGTTTCTCCACAGAATATCACCTTCCGCACCTACCCGGGTCTCATGCATAGCTCCTGTCCTCAG GAGATGTCTGCTGTGAAGGATTTCATTGAAAAGCAGTTGCCCCGAGTCTGA